The Oxyura jamaicensis isolate SHBP4307 breed ruddy duck chromosome 5, BPBGC_Ojam_1.0, whole genome shotgun sequence region ATCTGCAGCGCTGCCACAGTTTCCACATGGATGCTTTCACCTCATTATTCCTCAGGGTGTAGATGAGTGGGTTCATCACTGGGCAGAAGACAGTGTAGATCACACAGATATGCTTGTCGGAGGAAAAATTAGAGAAGGGCCGGAGGTAGATGAAGATGCAGGGTATAAAGAAAAGGGTGACAACCATCAAGTGTGAGGCACAGGTGGAAAGTGCTTTCCAGTGCCCCTCAGTGAAGCGGACCCTGACTGTGACCAGGATGAACGTGTAAGATGTGACCAACACCAGGAAACAAGCCAGGGATATTAAGCCACTGTTGGAGACCATGAGCCACTCAGTGACATGGACATCCATGCAGGCAAGCCGGATGACAGGAGGCACATCACAGAAGTAGTTGTCTATTGCATTGGGGCCACAGAAGGGGAGCTGGATTGTGAGTAGTGTCTGGATGATAGAGTGGAggaagcccccagcccagcaggcgAATACCAGGACCCAACATACCTGTCGGCTCATGATGGCTGtgtagtgcaggggcttgcagatggcagtGTAGCGGTCATATGCCATCACTGTCAGGAGGAACATCTCTGTTGCCCCAACAAAGTGCAGAAAAAACAGCTGGGCTATACAGTCCTCAAAGGCAATGGTCTTCCTTTGTGAGAGCAGGTCCACCAGCATCCTGGGAGAGGTGACAGAGGTGCAACAGATATCTATGAAGGACAAGTTGCAGAGCAGAAAGTACATAGGTGAGGACAGCTTGGGGTCAGCTTTGACTGTCACAATAATGAGAAGGTTCCCCAGGAGAACCATGGCATAGGCcaggaaaaagaaggcaaagaagAGGATTTGCAGCTCCCTTGTATCAGAAAGCCCAAGAAGGATAAATTCAGTCACCCGGGAGAAGTTTCCTAGTGTCATTGCATCAGGCTTCCACGGTGCAGGTGCGGGCACGAAGTCATGGGCTGGCCAGGAAGAGGAGATGTGCTCCAAGCTTCATGGACGATGAGGGAAGAATGCATTACTCTTAGTCTGCCTGCTACAGAAAGCAGAGTCACATCATGAATTACAGTGAGAGTTTGCAGAGGGTATTTGCTGCCTCTCACCTCCCGTCTTCCCACTCCCTTGTTAGCCTTCTGGTCCCTCATCCCTGAACTTAATCTGACcacttttttctgctttgtagtGGATATGACAAAGTGCATACTCCCGTTTTGTCAGGGATGAGTCACATTCTTCTTTCATAGGATGGGAGACATGAATGCTGGAAAAACACTATTACCATCCTTTCACCCACTGGGAGTATAAAGTGCCATCATGGAAGGCAAACACTTGCCATGCCCAAGCATCATGTCTACAGTATATAGCTGAACCATGAGCTGTTCCATGCTCTCTTCCtaattgctttcctttaaattgACAGAAGGGTTCTCCAGTTAGCTTGTCAGCTCTGAAACTAGAGATACATGCACAGAAGCCAGGCCTGGGAGGCTCCTCACTGGTGTTCCTCTCCATTGGGCTAGCGGTTGCCTGGTAGCTTGATTGCTGTCTTAGGCCTGGTGTTGACAGCACTTGCTCTTCTGAATAATGCATTTTCTAATATAGCATAAGCTGCAAAACACTGCATGCATTCTATGCTGCCTCTGTGTTACTCAGAGACACCTTTAAAGTTCCTCAGTGGATGCATACACTGTTTTGCAGAGGTTAAAATATGACCCAcagaaaaatgctcattttcatttacaatCGCACCAGGAAATTCTTCAGctgctcatttttctctgagagTTTATAAGTCAGCAAGCAGGAGACAACTGCTAAGAAAGCATTTGATGCCTTTGATACATGCCTCTTACCTTTTGCTAATACCTGAGCAATTTCTTTGGTTAGTGATCTATTCTGCACCATTTTGTAGTAGTTCTCAGAATGCTTCTCTTTTCCATCGAAAAAGGATTGCCTCATGCATAATTCAGAACATATGACTGCAAATCACAACACTAGTTTAGAAATGGTCCCACTTTGTCCTCTCTCCCGAGGGCTCAGTAATCTTCCAGAGCTAGCACAGCTGCAGAGGGGATGACTAGCCATCTGTCTGTGGTAACCCCTCACGTTGTACTAGACAGACGCCTGCAGTACAGGCGTCACAGCACTGGCTCCCTGTGTAGTCAATGAAGACAAATAAACACTCTAAAGGTATGACTCAGTTTACCCTTGTTTAGATCATCACACTACAATGAGGTGCTTATGCCCTAGAAGACAGCACACCTGTCTGAGTACAAATGGAGAGCAGACACCTGTCCCATGGTAGATGTCTACAATGCAATCAATGTTTAGTGAAGCTGCCTGAAAGGATCCAACTggacaaaatgcaaaatagcaTTTACatgtttctgtacatttttcaaCTGATTACCAAGcatttttctcagcctttcacATGGATGAACAGAACCGCACACGTGCTTTAATATACCATGGCTGGTATGAAAAACAGAGGCAAAgatgagattaaaaacaaacaaacaaacaaaaaccatgcTACTACCATACCCAGTTACTAAATGTTGTTACAACATGAAATTCCAAGTCTGAACTCCACAgcatttgtcttctgaaaacatttataatCATTCACTTTGAATTTGTTTCTACTTTTCATTTGACAGGGCATTGTTCCACTCTTATTCCTTCTGCTTGTAATTGCCATATCCTACTCTTGTTTAAGTTTCTTGTTGCACATAAATTTGTTTCAGGAgattttctagcattttttcttgtcctgGCAGGCTACAAACAAATTATATTGTGACAGTATCCATGTCCCATTCTCCATCTACCATTTAGTCAGAAAGATCCAATGAGGCAACACCTCCAAGACTTTCGGAGCTGACCTCAGAGTTTCCTGCATCTCCCTTCTTACACTCAGCCCATCCCAGCACAACATATAAATACTCCTGAAATGTATTGGATATGGAAGGTAGTTTTCCAATAGCTGAGTTGGACCTGTGAGAACTGTTTTGTTACCAAACTCCAAGTAGCTGCCCAGGGCCTTATTAAAGAGATTTGGTGATTGGGTCCCTGGTGTGCAACAGCACCACAATTTGCTCCTGAAGGCTGACGGGAAAGGACAAGGCACCATGCACTTCTACACACTCAGGGGCCTTTTgtgtgtgggaaaaaaaaaaaaaaaaaaaagctcctaataaaaaaaacataattgcaGAGTCGTACTAACAATCCCTGCATTGAGAAATGTTGGGCACCAGGAAACATTGCTTGGatcagaggagctgcagagctagGATAAGTTGCCATAGTGGGAAACCGCAGTCACACAGGGATAGACTGGACTCATTCACCATTCATTCACCCAGATAAAGTCTGGACAGACCAAAGATGTTGTCAGAAGTGATGCATCACTGAGACTGAGGCTCAAGTGAAAAGCAGCTTGAATTTGTTTCCTTGAACTCccatttcagcatttaaatggTCACTTTTAAACTTAGACAGGCTGAACTGGGCTCTGCAGTAT contains the following coding sequences:
- the LOC118168241 gene encoding olfactory receptor 4M1-like, which encodes MTLGNFSRVTEFILLGLSDTRELQILFFAFFFLAYAMVLLGNLLIIVTVKADPKLSSPMYFLLCNLSFIDICCTSVTSPRMLVDLLSQRKTIAFEDCIAQLFFLHFVGATEMFLLTVMAYDRYTAICKPLHYTAIMSRQ